Proteins co-encoded in one Malus sylvestris chromosome 9, drMalSylv7.2, whole genome shotgun sequence genomic window:
- the LOC126582273 gene encoding caffeoylshikimate esterase-like isoform X3 yields MALKLAKPYRYSRHPFSLPELRAVPFCFRIRKRKKSTEAAAMAPKKRQLPGVDEKLQKLLDANMDEAPARRRAREAFKEIQLGIDHILFKTPTDGLKMDESYEVNSRGLEIFCKSWLPATSRPKAIVCYCHGYGDTCTFFFEGIARKLASNGYGVFAMDYPGFGLSEGLHCHIPNFDRLVDDVIEHYSKVKEQPEFRTLPTFLFGQSLGGAVALKAHLKQPSAWNGAILVAPMCKIADDMVPPWLLTQILIGVAKFLPKKKLVPQKNLAEAAFRDLKKREMTAYNVIAYKDKPRLETALEMLRTTEEIEHQLEEVCQSMTPFLLQKRQAVPTRNSYFTWMHIIPFWRVSQMK; encoded by the exons ATGGCGTTGAAACTCGCCAAGCCATACAGATACAGTCGCCACCCTTTTTCTCTTCCCG AGCTCAGGGCGGTCCCGTTTTGTTTCCGAattagaaagaggaagaagagcacAGAAGCAGCAGCAATGGCGCCCAAGAAGCGGCAGCTGCCAGGCGTCGACGAGAAACTGCAGAAGCTTCTGGATGCAAACATGGATGAAGCTCCCGCCAGACGGCGCGCTCGTGAGGCCTTCAAGGAAATTCAGCTTGGGATTGACCACATTCTGTTCAAG ACACCGACTGATGGATTGAAAATGGATGAG TCATATGAGGTGAACTCCAGGGGACTGGAGATCTTCTGCAAGAGTTGGCTTCCAGCGACATCTCGTCCCAAAGCAATAGTGTGTTACTGTCATGGCTACGGAGATACTTGCACTTTTTTCTTTGAAG GAATTGCAAGGAAGCTGGCATCAAATGGGTACGGAGTTTTTGCAATGGATTACCCTGGCTTTGGTCTCTCAGAAGGTCTTCATTGCCATATTCCCAACTTTGACAGACTTGTAGATGATGTCATTGAGCATTACTCCAAAGTCAAAG AGCAGCCTGAGTTCCGTACACTCCCGACCTTTCTCTTTGGACAGTCCTTGGGTGGAGCTGTAGCACTGAAAGCTCACCTAAAACAACCTAGTGCATGGAATGGCGCAATACTAGTTGCACCAATGTGCAAG ATTGCAGATGACATGGTTCCACCATGGCTACTAACACAAATCCTGATTGGGGTGGCCAAGTTCCTTCCAAAGAAAAAATTGGTTCCACAAAAGAATCTGGCTGAGGCAGCATTTAGAGActtgaagaaaagagaaatg ACAGCCTATAATGTTATTGCTTACAAGGATAAACCACGCCTGGAAACTGCTCTAGAAATGCTCCGAACTACTGAAGAGATAGAACACCAATTGGAAGAAGTATGCCAATCCATGACTCCTTTTTTATTACA GAAAAGGCAAGCAGTTCCGACAAGAAACTCATACTTTACATGGATGCATATCATTCCCTTTTGGAGGGTGAGCCAGATGAAATGA
- the LOC126582273 gene encoding caffeoylshikimate esterase-like isoform X2, translating into MALKLAKPYRYSRHPFSLPELRAVPFCFRIRKRKKSTEAAAMAPKKRQLPGVDEKLQKLLDANMDEAPARRRAREAFKEIQLGIDHILFKTPTDGLKMDESYEVNSRGLEIFCKSWLPATSRPKAIVCYCHGYGDTCTFFFEGIARKLASNGYGVFAMDYPGFGLSEGLHCHIPNFDRLVDDVIEHYSKVKEQPEFRTLPTFLFGQSLGGAVALKAHLKQPSAWNGAILVAPMCKIADDMVPPWLLTQILIGVAKFLPKKKLVPQKNLAEAAFRDLKKREMTAYNVIAYKDKPRLETALEMLRTTEEIEHQLEEEKASSSDKKLILYMDAYHSLLEGEPDEMIIRVLSDIISWLNEHSEKLIGS; encoded by the exons ATGGCGTTGAAACTCGCCAAGCCATACAGATACAGTCGCCACCCTTTTTCTCTTCCCG AGCTCAGGGCGGTCCCGTTTTGTTTCCGAattagaaagaggaagaagagcacAGAAGCAGCAGCAATGGCGCCCAAGAAGCGGCAGCTGCCAGGCGTCGACGAGAAACTGCAGAAGCTTCTGGATGCAAACATGGATGAAGCTCCCGCCAGACGGCGCGCTCGTGAGGCCTTCAAGGAAATTCAGCTTGGGATTGACCACATTCTGTTCAAG ACACCGACTGATGGATTGAAAATGGATGAG TCATATGAGGTGAACTCCAGGGGACTGGAGATCTTCTGCAAGAGTTGGCTTCCAGCGACATCTCGTCCCAAAGCAATAGTGTGTTACTGTCATGGCTACGGAGATACTTGCACTTTTTTCTTTGAAG GAATTGCAAGGAAGCTGGCATCAAATGGGTACGGAGTTTTTGCAATGGATTACCCTGGCTTTGGTCTCTCAGAAGGTCTTCATTGCCATATTCCCAACTTTGACAGACTTGTAGATGATGTCATTGAGCATTACTCCAAAGTCAAAG AGCAGCCTGAGTTCCGTACACTCCCGACCTTTCTCTTTGGACAGTCCTTGGGTGGAGCTGTAGCACTGAAAGCTCACCTAAAACAACCTAGTGCATGGAATGGCGCAATACTAGTTGCACCAATGTGCAAG ATTGCAGATGACATGGTTCCACCATGGCTACTAACACAAATCCTGATTGGGGTGGCCAAGTTCCTTCCAAAGAAAAAATTGGTTCCACAAAAGAATCTGGCTGAGGCAGCATTTAGAGActtgaagaaaagagaaatg ACAGCCTATAATGTTATTGCTTACAAGGATAAACCACGCCTGGAAACTGCTCTAGAAATGCTCCGAACTACTGAAGAGATAGAACACCAATTGGAAGAA GAAAAGGCAAGCAGTTCCGACAAGAAACTCATACTTTACATGGATGCATATCATTCCCTTTTGGAGGGTGAGCCAGATGAAATGATAATTCGAGTTCTTAGTGACATCATTTCGTGGCTTAATGAACACAGCGAAAAACTAATAGGCAGCTAA
- the LOC126582274 gene encoding protein ABA DEFICIENT 4, chloroplastic-like isoform X2: MAFSSCFCHSPLSFKVDYGKKTIRHWSNDTSAQSFTFTLRGYNTEVLGQQVVTVESHMHKDWSFVGGSTVPIRPKLERYIPRRKCSGVYMSWLASSQIASRVFTLGTTAVLPFYALMVLAPKAQLTKVFTESSIPYVLLGVLYAYLLYLSWTPETLQLIFGSKYWLPELTGIAKMFTNEITLASAWIHLLVVDLFAARQVFSDGLQNQIETRHSVSLCLFFCPIGILTHVITKALTKSGGSLSGHSIH; the protein is encoded by the exons ATGGCCTTCTCTTCTTGCTTTTGCCATTCTCCATTGTCCTTCAAG GTTGACTATGGCAAGAAGACTATAAGACATTGGAGCAACGATACAAGTGCACAAAGCTTCACATTTACGCTGAGAGGTTATAACACCGAAGTCTTAGGTCAACAAGTTGTGACAGTGGAATCTCACATGCACAAGGACTGGAGTTTTGTCGGAGGTTCAACAGTTCCCATAAGACCGAAACTTGAAAGATACATTCCACGTCGAAAATGCTCTGGAGTATACATGTCAT GGTTGGCAAGTTCTCAAATTGCTAGTAGAGTTTTTACCTTGGGAACGACTGCAGTTCTCCCATTTTATGCCCTCATGGTTCTGGCACCTAAAGCTCAACTG ACGAAAGTATTTACAGAGAGTAGTATACCATATGTTCTGCTTGGAGTTCTCTATGCCTATCTACTATACCTCTCTTGGACTCCTGAAACGCTGCAGTTGATCTTTGGAAGTAAATACTGGCTGCCTGAG CTGACTGGTATAGCAAAGATGTTCACCAATGAGATAACATTAGCTTCTGCCTGGATTCACTTGTTGGTTGTTGATCTCTTTGCAgcaag GCAGGTTTTCAGCGATGGTCTGCAAAACCAAATAGAGACTCGACATTCAGTTTCTCTTTGCCTGTTTTTCTGCCCCATCGGAATACTTACTCATGTCATTACCAAAGCACTTACTAAAAGTGGTGGAAGCTTAAGCGGTCACAGTATACATTGA
- the LOC126582333 gene encoding uncharacterized protein LOC126582333 isoform X1: MNHFNVQQQNASFVGCEDIRGSALMSDTKEPVICPKPRRVGILSSNPIRPLRWQMSSHQPELCDSKAGAELLDLILRKEGYGLEQSSNEVAISPPYFCGVSPPSRAANPLIQDARFGDEKLTPVSALPVPSPSTLSSPHKAGCVRMKYGLKPAAVRVEGFDCLNRDRQSSRIPAFA; encoded by the exons ATGAACCATTTCAATGTTCAGCAGCAGAACGCCTCTTTCGTGGGCTGTGAAGACATCCGAGGTTCTGCCTTGATGTCTGACACCAAGGAGCCTGTGATTTGCCCCAAGCCCAGGCGAGTTGGGATTTTGTCAAGCAACCCCATTAGGCCCTTGCGGTGGCAGATGAG CAGTCATCAACCCGAGTTATGTGACTCAAAAGCTGGGGCAGAGCTTCTGGACCTTATTCTCAGGAAG GAGGGTTATGGGTTGGAGCAATCATCTAACGAGGTTGCCATATCGCCCCCATATTTTTGCGGTGTTTCCCCTCCTAGTAGGGCTGCTAACCCTTTAATTCAAGATGCCCGATTTGGAGATGAGAAGCTCACTCCTGTTTCAGCATTGCCTGTTCCATCTCCATCAACTTTATCATCGCCACACAAAGCAGGTTGTGTTAGAATGAAGTATGGGCTTAAACCTGCTGCAGTTAGAGTAGAGGGATTTGACTGTCTCAATAGGGATCGCCAAAGTTCCCGCATCCCAGCATTTGCCTAA
- the LOC126582274 gene encoding protein ABA DEFICIENT 4, chloroplastic-like isoform X1 yields MQYKWAVGMRLSYPGMCYATTPWYSKPITSCHMFDFSTWQLIISLGYRYSYVSEGLSGLTTEMAFSSCFCHSPLSFKVDYGKKTIRHWSNDTSAQSFTFTLRGYNTEVLGQQVVTVESHMHKDWSFVGGSTVPIRPKLERYIPRRKCSGVYMSWLASSQIASRVFTLGTTAVLPFYALMVLAPKAQLTKVFTESSIPYVLLGVLYAYLLYLSWTPETLQLIFGSKYWLPELTGIAKMFTNEITLASAWIHLLVVDLFAARQVFSDGLQNQIETRHSVSLCLFFCPIGILTHVITKALTKSGGSLSGHSIH; encoded by the exons ATGCAGTACAAGTGGGCTGTGGGAATGCGACTTTCTTACCCAGGAATGTGTTACGCAACGACGCCGTGGTATTCCAAACCAATAACGAGCTGCCATATGTTTGATTTTTCTACGTGGCAGTTAATTATTAGTTTGGGATATCGTTACAGTTACGTCTCAGAAG GGCTTTCTGGTCTCACAACAGAGATGGCCTTCTCTTCTTGCTTTTGCCATTCTCCATTGTCCTTCAAG GTTGACTATGGCAAGAAGACTATAAGACATTGGAGCAACGATACAAGTGCACAAAGCTTCACATTTACGCTGAGAGGTTATAACACCGAAGTCTTAGGTCAACAAGTTGTGACAGTGGAATCTCACATGCACAAGGACTGGAGTTTTGTCGGAGGTTCAACAGTTCCCATAAGACCGAAACTTGAAAGATACATTCCACGTCGAAAATGCTCTGGAGTATACATGTCAT GGTTGGCAAGTTCTCAAATTGCTAGTAGAGTTTTTACCTTGGGAACGACTGCAGTTCTCCCATTTTATGCCCTCATGGTTCTGGCACCTAAAGCTCAACTG ACGAAAGTATTTACAGAGAGTAGTATACCATATGTTCTGCTTGGAGTTCTCTATGCCTATCTACTATACCTCTCTTGGACTCCTGAAACGCTGCAGTTGATCTTTGGAAGTAAATACTGGCTGCCTGAG CTGACTGGTATAGCAAAGATGTTCACCAATGAGATAACATTAGCTTCTGCCTGGATTCACTTGTTGGTTGTTGATCTCTTTGCAgcaag GCAGGTTTTCAGCGATGGTCTGCAAAACCAAATAGAGACTCGACATTCAGTTTCTCTTTGCCTGTTTTTCTGCCCCATCGGAATACTTACTCATGTCATTACCAAAGCACTTACTAAAAGTGGTGGAAGCTTAAGCGGTCACAGTATACATTGA
- the LOC126582333 gene encoding uncharacterized protein LOC126582333 isoform X2: protein MNHFNVQQQNASFVGCEDIRGSALMSDTKEPVICPKPRRVGILSSNPIRPLRWQMSHQPELCDSKAGAELLDLILRKEGYGLEQSSNEVAISPPYFCGVSPPSRAANPLIQDARFGDEKLTPVSALPVPSPSTLSSPHKAGCVRMKYGLKPAAVRVEGFDCLNRDRQSSRIPAFA, encoded by the exons ATGAACCATTTCAATGTTCAGCAGCAGAACGCCTCTTTCGTGGGCTGTGAAGACATCCGAGGTTCTGCCTTGATGTCTGACACCAAGGAGCCTGTGATTTGCCCCAAGCCCAGGCGAGTTGGGATTTTGTCAAGCAACCCCATTAGGCCCTTGCGGTGGCAGATGAG TCATCAACCCGAGTTATGTGACTCAAAAGCTGGGGCAGAGCTTCTGGACCTTATTCTCAGGAAG GAGGGTTATGGGTTGGAGCAATCATCTAACGAGGTTGCCATATCGCCCCCATATTTTTGCGGTGTTTCCCCTCCTAGTAGGGCTGCTAACCCTTTAATTCAAGATGCCCGATTTGGAGATGAGAAGCTCACTCCTGTTTCAGCATTGCCTGTTCCATCTCCATCAACTTTATCATCGCCACACAAAGCAGGTTGTGTTAGAATGAAGTATGGGCTTAAACCTGCTGCAGTTAGAGTAGAGGGATTTGACTGTCTCAATAGGGATCGCCAAAGTTCCCGCATCCCAGCATTTGCCTAA
- the LOC126582332 gene encoding ribulose bisphosphate carboxylase small subunit, chloroplastic-like, with amino-acid sequence MASSMISSATVSTVYADRAGPAQASMVAPFTGLKSSSAFPVTRKSNDITSIASNGGRVQCMQVWPPLGLKKFETLSYLPPLSSESLAKEVDYLLRKNWVPCLEFELEHGFVYRENHKSPGYYDGRYWTMWKLPMFGCTDSSQVLKELEEAKKAYPNAFIRIIGFDNVRQVQCISFIAYKPAGY; translated from the exons atggCTTCCTCCATGATTTCCTCCGCTACCGTGTCTACAGTTTACGCCGACCGTGCCGGCCCGGCTCAAGCCAGCATGGTTGCTCCATTCACTGGCCTCAAGTCGTCCTCAGCTTTCCCTGTCACCAGAAAGAGCAACGACATTACCTCTATTGCAAGCAATGGAGGAAGAGTGCAATGTATGCAG GTGTGGCCTCCACTTGGATTGAAGAAGTTCGAGACCCTCTCTTACCTTCCTCCTCTCTCTTCCGAGTCCTTGGCCAAGGAAGTTGATTACCTCCTCCGCAAAAACTGGGTTCCCTGCTTGGAATTTGAGTTGGAG CATGGATTTGTGTACCGTGAGAACCACAAATCCCCAGGATACTACGATGGAAGGTACTGGACAATGTGGAAGCTGCCCATGTTCGGATGCACCGACTCTTCTCAGGTGTTGAAGGAGCTGGAGGAGGCCAAGAAGGCCTATCCCAACGCCTTCATCCGTATCATCGGATTCGACAACGTCCGCCAAGTGCAGTGCATCAGTTTCATCGCCTACAAGCCTGCAGGCTACtaa
- the LOC126582273 gene encoding caffeoylshikimate esterase-like isoform X4, protein MALKLAKPYRYSRHPFSLPELRAVPFCFRIRKRKKSTEAAAMAPKKRQLPGVDEKLQKLLDANMDEAPARRRAREAFKEIQLGIDHILFKTPTDGLKMDESYEVNSRGLEIFCKSWLPATSRPKAIVCYCHGYGDTCTFFFEGIARKLASNGYGVFAMDYPGFGLSEGLHCHIPNFDRLVDDVIEHYSKVKEQPEFRTLPTFLFGQSLGGAVALKAHLKQPSAWNGAILVAPMCKIADDMVPPWLLTQILIGVAKFLPKKKLVPQKNLAEAAFRDLKKREMTAYNVIAYKDKPRLETALEMLRTTEEIEHQLEEVCQSMTPFLLQSLFHY, encoded by the exons ATGGCGTTGAAACTCGCCAAGCCATACAGATACAGTCGCCACCCTTTTTCTCTTCCCG AGCTCAGGGCGGTCCCGTTTTGTTTCCGAattagaaagaggaagaagagcacAGAAGCAGCAGCAATGGCGCCCAAGAAGCGGCAGCTGCCAGGCGTCGACGAGAAACTGCAGAAGCTTCTGGATGCAAACATGGATGAAGCTCCCGCCAGACGGCGCGCTCGTGAGGCCTTCAAGGAAATTCAGCTTGGGATTGACCACATTCTGTTCAAG ACACCGACTGATGGATTGAAAATGGATGAG TCATATGAGGTGAACTCCAGGGGACTGGAGATCTTCTGCAAGAGTTGGCTTCCAGCGACATCTCGTCCCAAAGCAATAGTGTGTTACTGTCATGGCTACGGAGATACTTGCACTTTTTTCTTTGAAG GAATTGCAAGGAAGCTGGCATCAAATGGGTACGGAGTTTTTGCAATGGATTACCCTGGCTTTGGTCTCTCAGAAGGTCTTCATTGCCATATTCCCAACTTTGACAGACTTGTAGATGATGTCATTGAGCATTACTCCAAAGTCAAAG AGCAGCCTGAGTTCCGTACACTCCCGACCTTTCTCTTTGGACAGTCCTTGGGTGGAGCTGTAGCACTGAAAGCTCACCTAAAACAACCTAGTGCATGGAATGGCGCAATACTAGTTGCACCAATGTGCAAG ATTGCAGATGACATGGTTCCACCATGGCTACTAACACAAATCCTGATTGGGGTGGCCAAGTTCCTTCCAAAGAAAAAATTGGTTCCACAAAAGAATCTGGCTGAGGCAGCATTTAGAGActtgaagaaaagagaaatg ACAGCCTATAATGTTATTGCTTACAAGGATAAACCACGCCTGGAAACTGCTCTAGAAATGCTCCGAACTACTGAAGAGATAGAACACCAATTGGAAGAAGTATGCCAATCCATGACTCCTTTTTTATTACA GTCTCTCTTCCATTATTAA
- the LOC126582273 gene encoding caffeoylshikimate esterase-like isoform X1 gives MALKLAKPYRYSRHPFSLPELRAVPFCFRIRKRKKSTEAAAMAPKKRQLPGVDEKLQKLLDANMDEAPARRRAREAFKEIQLGIDHILFKTPTDGLKMDESYEVNSRGLEIFCKSWLPATSRPKAIVCYCHGYGDTCTFFFEGIARKLASNGYGVFAMDYPGFGLSEGLHCHIPNFDRLVDDVIEHYSKVKEQPEFRTLPTFLFGQSLGGAVALKAHLKQPSAWNGAILVAPMCKIADDMVPPWLLTQILIGVAKFLPKKKLVPQKNLAEAAFRDLKKREMTAYNVIAYKDKPRLETALEMLRTTEEIEHQLEEVSLPLLILHGEADIVTDPAVSKALQEKASSSDKKLILYMDAYHSLLEGEPDEMIIRVLSDIISWLNEHSEKLIGS, from the exons ATGGCGTTGAAACTCGCCAAGCCATACAGATACAGTCGCCACCCTTTTTCTCTTCCCG AGCTCAGGGCGGTCCCGTTTTGTTTCCGAattagaaagaggaagaagagcacAGAAGCAGCAGCAATGGCGCCCAAGAAGCGGCAGCTGCCAGGCGTCGACGAGAAACTGCAGAAGCTTCTGGATGCAAACATGGATGAAGCTCCCGCCAGACGGCGCGCTCGTGAGGCCTTCAAGGAAATTCAGCTTGGGATTGACCACATTCTGTTCAAG ACACCGACTGATGGATTGAAAATGGATGAG TCATATGAGGTGAACTCCAGGGGACTGGAGATCTTCTGCAAGAGTTGGCTTCCAGCGACATCTCGTCCCAAAGCAATAGTGTGTTACTGTCATGGCTACGGAGATACTTGCACTTTTTTCTTTGAAG GAATTGCAAGGAAGCTGGCATCAAATGGGTACGGAGTTTTTGCAATGGATTACCCTGGCTTTGGTCTCTCAGAAGGTCTTCATTGCCATATTCCCAACTTTGACAGACTTGTAGATGATGTCATTGAGCATTACTCCAAAGTCAAAG AGCAGCCTGAGTTCCGTACACTCCCGACCTTTCTCTTTGGACAGTCCTTGGGTGGAGCTGTAGCACTGAAAGCTCACCTAAAACAACCTAGTGCATGGAATGGCGCAATACTAGTTGCACCAATGTGCAAG ATTGCAGATGACATGGTTCCACCATGGCTACTAACACAAATCCTGATTGGGGTGGCCAAGTTCCTTCCAAAGAAAAAATTGGTTCCACAAAAGAATCTGGCTGAGGCAGCATTTAGAGActtgaagaaaagagaaatg ACAGCCTATAATGTTATTGCTTACAAGGATAAACCACGCCTGGAAACTGCTCTAGAAATGCTCCGAACTACTGAAGAGATAGAACACCAATTGGAAGAA GTCTCTCTTCCATTATTAATCCTGCATGGAGAGGCTGACATTGTAACTGATCCAGCTGTGAGTAAGGCCCTGCAGGAAAAGGCAAGCAGTTCCGACAAGAAACTCATACTTTACATGGATGCATATCATTCCCTTTTGGAGGGTGAGCCAGATGAAATGATAATTCGAGTTCTTAGTGACATCATTTCGTGGCTTAATGAACACAGCGAAAAACTAATAGGCAGCTAA